The DNA window TGACCCGGGGCAAGCCGTCGGCGGCGCAGCTGGATCTGTCCAATGCCCTGCTCGGCCTACCTGGAGAAGACAGTTTCAAAGACGGTGACGGTACCGACACCCGCAACTACGGCGGCCTGCATGGGCTGCCCGAGTTGCGGGCCATCTTCGGTGAGCTGCTCGGCATCGGTGTGCCCAACCTGATCGCGGGCAACAACGCCAGCCTCGAGTTCATGCACGACGTGGTGACGTTCACCATGCTGCACGGTGGCGTCGATTCTCCGCGGCCGTGGGCGGCCGAACCCGCGTTGAAGTTCCTCTGTCCGGCGCCGGGGTATGACCGGCACTTCGCGATCACCGAAACACTCGGCATCGAGATGATCACTGTGCCGATGCACGAGGACGGCCCGGACGTCGATCTGATCGAAGAGTTGGTCGCAGTGGATCCCGCCATCAAGGGCATGTGGTGCGTTCCGGTGTACTCGAACCCGACCGGCGTGACCTACTCGTGGGAGAAGGTGCGGCGCCTGGTCCAAATGCAGACTGCTGCAAATGATTTCCGGTTGATGTGGGACAACGCCTACGCCGTGCACACATTGACTCATGATTTCGAACAGAACATCGACGTCCTGGGTCTGGCCGAAGCAGCGGGCAACCCGAACCGGCCCTTGGTGTTCGCGTCGACGTCGAAGATCACCTTCGCGGGCGCCGGGGTGAGCTTCTTCGGCGGCTCGCTCGGCAACATCGCCTGGTATCTGCAGTACGCGGGCAAGAAGTCGATCGGGCCGGACAAGGTCAACCAGCTCCGCCATCTGCGCTTCTTCGGTGATGCGGACGGGGTGCGCCTGCAGATGCAGCGCCATCAGGAACTACTGGCCCCGAAGTTCGCCACCGTGGCAGAGATCCTCGCCGACCGGCTGGGCGAGTCGAAGATCGCGTCGTGGACCGAGCCGAAGGGCGGCTACTTCGTAAGCCTGGACGTGCTGCCGGGCACGGCGCGTCGCACCATCGCGCTGGCGAAGGACGCAGGCATCGCGGTCACCGAGGCCGGTGCCACCTTCCCGTACCGAAAAGACCCGGAAGACAAGAACATCCGGATCGCGCCGTCGTTTCCGCCGCTGCCCGAGCTGCGCGACGCGGTGGATGGCCTGGCGACCTGTGCGCTGCTGTCGGCCACCGAATCGCTGCTGAAGCACTGACCGCGGTCACGTCAGTTTTTGATGACGGCGCAGCCGACCATGGCCGCGGAGCTGACGAGGCTGCGGCGGCAGTCGTCGCATGTCGGGCACGACTCGATATGGCGCGCAATACGTTTGCGCATCAGCACGTTGAACTGTCCGTCCCAGTCAGAGACGACCGCGGCGAGTTCCGGGCATCCGTTCACCGCAGCGCGCCGGGCCACCAACAGGGCGCCCAACGAGCGCTCGAAAGTGTTGCGCAGCCGTTGTAAAAGCTTCTTGGCGCAATCGTGGCTGACACCCAGCGCCTCCGCGAGCTCTGGGCCGGCCAGGCCCTGGCGGTAGGCCAGCTCCAGCACGTTGCGATCGCGGTCGCACAATCCCCTGGCAGCCGCACCGACCAGCGCAGCGAGCTCATTGCGTGCGGTCAGGGTGAACGGGCCGGGACCGACGAACGCCGTGTCGGGCATCTGGTCGACGGCGGGTTCGCGGCGCTGCTCGTGCAGTTTGCGCAGGGCGGTGCGGCGGGCGATGGCGTACAGCCACGGCCGCAGCTTGTCGGGCTCACGCAGTTTCGCCAGATCGGCTGCCGCGATGCAGAAGACGTCTTGCACGCAATCGGCGGCCGTGTGTTGGTCGCGCACCAGTCCCACGCAATAAACGTGAAGCCGGCCCGCGTAGCGGTGGTAGATGGCGCCCAAAGCGACACGGTCGCCTGCTGCCGCGGCCACCGCAAGCTCCGCGTCGCTGAGGGTTTGTACCGGCGGTGTGGTGGTGGATGCCATGAGTGAAATCGTCGCTTCTCGGCCCGTATTCCGTAATCGCCCCGAGGCCAGATTCCACGTCCGAGAGGGAAGGGTTTCCTGTCCGACAGGTAAGTCCGCCACACAACGACGACCGCCCCACAACCGAAAGGGAGGTCGGTTGTGGGGCGGTCTGGTTGTGGTCAGTGGCCGGCTACGTCGGGTGTAGCCGCGCCGACTCACTACTTCGTGTGGGCTACTTCGTGTGGGCGGTGCCCGTGCCGGTGCCGTTGCCGGTCCCGCCGCCGGTGCCGTTGCCGGTTCCGCCGCCGGTGCCGTTGCCACCGCTGAGCAGGGGGCGACGGCCGCCGTGGGCGAGGCTCATCTCATCGGCCGTCAGGGTGCGGATGCTCTGGCGACGCAGGGCCAGCTTGTTGCGTGCGTTCATGGTGTTCTCCTCCAGGTTGTCGCTGCCCCGGGTGGGCCGCGCTCATAGGTAAGAGGACCAAACCCGTTGAAAGGGGACGCTTTTAGCCTGCACTTGT is part of the Mycolicibacterium tusciae JS617 genome and encodes:
- a CDS encoding RNA polymerase sigma factor translates to MASTTTPPVQTLSDAELAVAAAAGDRVALGAIYHRYAGRLHVYCVGLVRDQHTAADCVQDVFCIAAADLAKLREPDKLRPWLYAIARRTALRKLHEQRREPAVDQMPDTAFVGPGPFTLTARNELAALVGAAARGLCDRDRNVLELAYRQGLAGPELAEALGVSHDCAKKLLQRLRNTFERSLGALLVARRAAVNGCPELAAVVSDWDGQFNVLMRKRIARHIESCPTCDDCRRSLVSSAAMVGCAVIKN
- a CDS encoding aminotransferase class I/II-fold pyridoxal phosphate-dependent enzyme — encoded protein: MSFQSLGPADLRAQHELQTRNYAELAAKGLKLDLTRGKPSAAQLDLSNALLGLPGEDSFKDGDGTDTRNYGGLHGLPELRAIFGELLGIGVPNLIAGNNASLEFMHDVVTFTMLHGGVDSPRPWAAEPALKFLCPAPGYDRHFAITETLGIEMITVPMHEDGPDVDLIEELVAVDPAIKGMWCVPVYSNPTGVTYSWEKVRRLVQMQTAANDFRLMWDNAYAVHTLTHDFEQNIDVLGLAEAAGNPNRPLVFASTSKITFAGAGVSFFGGSLGNIAWYLQYAGKKSIGPDKVNQLRHLRFFGDADGVRLQMQRHQELLAPKFATVAEILADRLGESKIASWTEPKGGYFVSLDVLPGTARRTIALAKDAGIAVTEAGATFPYRKDPEDKNIRIAPSFPPLPELRDAVDGLATCALLSATESLLKH